The following proteins come from a genomic window of Trifolium pratense cultivar HEN17-A07 linkage group LG4, ARS_RC_1.1, whole genome shotgun sequence:
- the LOC123920917 gene encoding TMV resistance protein N-like isoform X4 gives MSLQVGSIRAISEEFGRESEKVKAWRAALNRVCALSGLHYRDDIYESEFIDKIVRDISAKLPPMPLQIKHLVGLDSRFEQLKSLIDIDSDDSVCMLGICGGGGLGKTTFAMDIYNKIRHRFEAGSFLSNVREKSNGSTSGLGDLQRTLLSEMGVETQTMMGSTFRGSSEIKRRLSHKRVLLVLDDVDSVKQLETLAGGHDWFGFGSRIIITTRDADVLHKHDVKTYKLEELNYHESIELFCWYAFNMSKPAENFGNISSRAINYAKGIPLVLKVIGSNLKGKSIEDWDIELQKYKKVPDVEIQGVLEISYKSLSDLDQKVFLDIACFFKGERWDYVKRVLDACDFYPIIRVFVSKCLITVDENGCLEMHDLIQDMGREIVRKESVSNPGERSRLWSHKDVLDVLKGNMGSSTVEGIKLHPPKQEKVDQWAHTAFEKMKNLRILILRNTLFLSGPNYLPNSLRLLDWKSFPSKNFPPDFYPYRIVDFKLPHCSMILKKPFQIFEDLTFINLSHSQSITQIPDLSGAKNLRMFTLDKCRKLVRFDISIGFLPNLVYLSASGCTELKCFVPKMYLPSLQELSFNFCEKLEYFPHVIQKMDKPLKIYMINTAVKEFPKSIGNLTGLQYIDMSQCKGVKDLSSSFLLLPKLLTLKIDGCSQLGASFQKFKDRHSGANGYPNLETLHFSEANLSYEDVDAIIECFPKLTDLKVSHSEFIALPKCIRGSLHLKSLDVSFCNNLTEIPELPLSIQKIDAGHCQSLTSEASSLLWSKVPQEIQRIQVVMPMLKREIPEWFDCIYSQGIPIFRARRKFPIVALALVFQEVKKTTDNLPSFMDNIRLLSGIKKFYIISLHLFIDGQEICGRDFHFFNVGEDHVILCDLRVLFSDEECQNLNASLGDDWKTIQVQIQCVPNLKQDLILTNWGVYVYKQETSMNNIQFIPPNLINSFSYMLLSWLDLHRSYEQYKKHILNSFKFTDILNTDSIWRQSDVADIFSKVIFRWLRNTKAEIADEASSSLCGASLKQGHEDSVADVVQVLEMLKENVPKHIAEHECYQLEDRFVESLLTAYVELENTLNIRMPIVLVYIDIQGTNQRYWGNMEIKLGDPVFKSVLSRFNDFPFRVGTTTETSATILELKCQPDFEEEASSSSIEESFEEDAVYEELMRRIGQDAMSLNKHYGKIKASIVQIDGPFSEMYETEASLFQMLMRNRFTRLYMFGSPYKITITSYGMIRSEDEYIPIVRTCFWLLYAVLLVLILLSFCFTHMILVWGWLLVKKFFVVSCKKVYRIIDKSIMRVKKKEL, from the exons ATGTCACTCCAAGTTGGATCCATTCGCGCTATCTCAGAGGA ATTTGGAAGGGAATCGGAGAAGGTTAAAGCATGGAGGGCAGCTTTGAATAGAGTTTGTGCTCTTAGTGGACTTCATTACAGAGATGATAT CTATGAATCTGAGTTTATTGATAAGATTGTCAGAGACATCTCAGCTAAACTACCTCCCATGCCTTTACAAATCAAACACTTAGTTGGACTTGATTCTCGTTTTGAACAATTGAAGTCTCTCATTGATATCGATTCTGATGATTCTGTTTGCATGTTGGGAATTTGTGGAGGTGGTGGATTAGGCAAAACCACATTTGCCATGGATATATATAACAAGATCAGACATCGATTTGAAGCTGGAAGTTTTCTTTCTAATGTCAGAGAAAAATCAAATGGAAGCACTAGTGGCCTGGGAGATCTGCAAAGGACACTTCTGTCTGAAATGGGTGTGGAGACACAAACCATGATGGGAAGCACATTTAGAGGAAGTTCAGAAATAAAACGCAGGCTATCCCACAAAAGAGTTCTTTTGGTACTAGATGATGTTGATTCAGTAAAACAATTGGAAACATTAGCTGGAGGACATGATTGGTTTGGTTTTGGTAGCAGAATCATCATAACAACAAGAGATGCAGATGTTCTACATAAGCATGATGTGAAAACATATAAACTGGAAGAGTTAAATTATCATGAATCCATTGAACTCTTTTGTTGGTATGCCTTTAATATGAGCAAACCTGCAGAAAACTTTGGAAATATCTCGTCTCGTGCAATAAATTATGCAAAGGGTATTCCATTGGTTTTAAAAGTAATAGGATCGAATTTAAAAGGTAAGAGCATAGAGGACTGGGATATTGAACTGCAGAAATATAAAAAGGTTCCAGATGTTGAGATTCAAGGTGTACTGGAAATAAGCTACAAAAGCCTATCTGACTTGGACCAAAAAGTTTTTCTTGACATTGCTTGCTTTTTCAAAGGGgaaagatgggattatgttaaaAGGGTACTAGATGCTTGTGATTTCTACCCAATTATACGAGTATTTGTTAGTAAATGTCTCATAActgttgatgaaaatggttGTTTAGAAATGCATGATCTAATACAAGACATGGGTAGAGAGATTGTTCGGAAGGAATCTGTATCAAACCCTGGTGAACGCAGCAGATTATGGTCTCATAAAGATGTTCTTGATGTACTAAAAGGAAACATG GGAAGTTCTACAGTTGAAGGAATAAAGCTTCATCCCccaaaacaagaaaaagtaGATCAGTGGGCTCATACTGCCTTCGAGAAGATGAAAAACCTCAGAATTTTGATTCTTAGGAATACATTATTTTTATCAGGTCCTAATTATCTGCCAAATAGTTTACGTCTACTCGATTGGAAGAGCTTCCCATCAAAGAATTTCCCGCCAGATTTTTATCCATATAGAATTGTTGACTTCAAGTTACCTCATTGCTCTATGATATTGAAAAAGCCCTTCCAG ATTTTTGAGGATTTAACATTCATCAATCTCTCGCATAGTCAATCCATAACTCAAATTCCTGATCTGTCTGGAGCTAAAAACTTAAGAATGTTTACACTTGATAAATGTCGTAAACTGGTAAGGTTTGATATATCAATTGGGTTTTTGCCTAATCTGGTGTATTTAAGTGCTTCTGGGTGCACTGAGCTCAAATGTTTTGTGCCAAAAATGTATTTGCCATCCCTTCAAGAGCTTTCATTTAATTTCTGCGAAAAGTTGGAATACTTCCCACATGTAATACAAAAGATGGATAAGCCGTTAAAGATTTACATGATAAATACTGCCGTTAAGGAGTTTCCAAAGTCTATTGGTAACCTTACGGGGCTTCAATATATAGACATGTCACAATGTAAAGGGGTCAAAGATCTATCGAGTAGCTTCTTACTGCTTCCAAAACTGCTCACTTTGAAAATTGATGGATGCTCTCAACTTGGGGCATCATTTCAAAAGTTCAAAGATCGCCATTCAGGGGCAAATGGTTATCCAAATTTAGAAACACTTCATTTTAGCGAGGCTAATCTATCATATGAAGATGTTGATGCCATTATTGAATGTTTTCCAAAACTCACAGACTTGAAAGTATCACACAGTGAGTTTATAGCCCTTCCAAAATGCATCAGAGGTTCTTTGCACTTGAAAAGTCTTGATGTGAGCTTTTGCAATAATCTCACAGAAATTCCAGAACTTCCATTAAGTATTCAGAAAATAGATGCAGGACATTGTCAATCCTTAACATCAGAGGCATCAAGTTTGCTGTGGTCTAAG GTTCCCCAAGAGATCCAAAGAATACAAGTTGTGATGCCGATGCTGAAAAGGGAGATTCCAGAATGGTTTGACTGTATTTACTCTCAAGGGATTCCGATTTTTCGGGCTCGCAGGAAGTTTCCCATTGTTGCTTTAGCATTAGTTTTCCAGgaagtaaaaaaaacaacagaCAATCTTCCTTCATTTATGGATAATATAAGATTGTTGTCTGGAATTAAGAAATTTTACATTATTAGCCTCCATTTGTTTATTGATGGCCAAGAAATTTGTGGCAGGGATTTCCATTTTTTCAATGTTGGGGAAGATCATGTGATATTGTGTGATCTACGAGTTTTGTTTAGTGATGAAGAGTGTCAGAACCTTAATGCAAGTCTTGGAGATGACTGGAAGACAATTCAGGTTCAAATTCAATGTGTTCCTAACTTGAAGCAAGACTTGATTCTGACTAATTGGGGAGTTTATGTGTACAAGCAAGAAACAAGCATGAATAATATACAATTCATACCTCCCAATCTGATCAACTCTTTTTCCTATATGCTATTATCATGGTTGGATCTACATAGATCTTATGAGCAGTACAAGAAACATATTTTGAACAGTTTCAAATTTACTGACATATTGAATACGGATTCCATTTGGCGACAATCAGATGTTGCAGACATTTTTTCCAAAGTGATTTTCCGCTGGTTGAGAAATACCAAGGCTGAAATTGCAGACGAGGCTTCCTCCTCACTGTGTGGGGCAAGTTTAAAGCAAGGCCATGAAGATTCTGTAGCAGATGTGGTTCAGGTATTAGAGATGCTAAAAGAGAATGTACCAAAACATATTGCTGAACATGAATGTTATCAATTGGAAGACAGATTTGTGGAAAGCTTATTGACGGCATATGTAGAATTGGAAAACACCTTGAACATAAGAATGCCTATTGTTCTAGTGTACATTGATATACAGGGAACGAACCAACGCTATTGGGGAAACATGGAGATAAAATTGGGAGATCCAGTTTTCAAATCAGTGTTGAGTAGGTTTAACGATTTTCCATTTCGAGTTGGGACAACCACTGAAACCTCAGCCACTATCCTTGAGTTGAAATGCCAGCCTGACTTTGAGGAGGAAGCTTCGAGCTCTAGCATTGAAGAATCCTTTGAGGAAGATGCTGTATATGAGGAGTTAATGAGGAGGATAGGGCAAGATGCTATGAGCTTGAATAAACATTATGGCAAGATAAAGGCATCTATTGTTCAAATTGATGGGCCATTTTCTGAAATGTATGAAACAGAAGCTTCCCTCTTCCAAATGCTTATGAGAAATCGTTTTACGAGATTGTATATGTTTGGATCACCATACAAGATTACGATCACATCTTATGGGATGATTAGGTCAGAGGACGAATATATACCCATTGTCAGGACATGTTTCTGGTTATTGTACGCGGTTCTTCTTGTTCTAATCTTGCTGTCATTTTGTtttactcatatgatattagtGTGGGGTTGGTTGCTTGTCAAGAAATTTTTTGTTGTGTCTTGTAAAAAAGTATACAGGATAATTGACAAGAGTATTATGAGAGTAAAGAAGAAGGAATTGTAG
- the LOC123920917 gene encoding TMV resistance protein N-like isoform X3 produces MSLQVGSIRAISEEFGRESEKVKAWRAALNRVCALSGLHYRDDIYESEFIDKIVRDISAKLPPMPLQIKHLVGLDSRFEQLKSLIDIDSDDSVCMLGICGGGGLGKTTFAMDIYNKIRHRFEAGSFLSNVREKSNGSTSGLGDLQRTLLSEMGVETQTMMGSTFRGSSEIKRRLSHKRVLLVLDDVDSVKQLETLAGGHDWFGFGSRIIITTRDADVLHKHDVKTYKLEELNYHESIELFCWYAFNMSKPAENFGNISSRAINYAKGIPLVLKVIGSNLKGKSIEDWDIELQKYKKVPDVEIQGVLEISYKSLSDLDQKVFLDIACFFKGERWDYVKRVLDACDFYPIIRVFVSKCLITVDENGCLEMHDLIQDMGREIVRKESVSNPGERSRLWSHKDVLDVLKGNMGSSTVEGIKLHPPKQEKVDQWAHTAFEKMKNLRILILRNTLFLSGPNYLPNSLRLLDWKSFPSKNFPPDFYPYRIVDFKLPHCSMILKKPFQFVLQIFEDLTFINLSHSQSITQIPDLSGAKNLRMFTLDKCRKLVRFDISIGFLPNLVYLSASGCTELKCFVPKMYLPSLQELSFNFCEKLEYFPHVIQKMDKPLKIYMINTAVKEFPKSIGNLTGLQYIDMSQCKGVKDLSSSFLLLPKLLTLKIDGCSQLGASFQKFKDRHSGANGYPNLETLHFSEANLSYEDVDAIIECFPKLTDLKVSHSEFIALPKCIRGSLHLKSLDVSFCNNLTEIPELPLSIQKIDAGHCQSLTSEASSLLWSKVPQEIQRIQVVMPMLKREIPEWFDCIYSQGIPIFRARRKFPIVALALVFQEVKKTTDNLPSFMDNIRLLSGIKKFYIISLHLFIDGQEICGRDFHFFNVGEDHVILCDLRVLFSDEECQNLNASLGDDWKTIQVQIQCVPNLKQDLILTNWGVYVYKQETSMNNIQFIPPNLINSFSYMLLSWLDLHRSYEQYKKHILNSFKFTDILNTDSIWRQSDVADIFSKVIFRWLRNTKAEIADEASSSLCGASLKQGHEDSVADVVQVLEMLKENVPKHIAEHECYQLEDRFVESLLTAYVELENTLNIRMPIVLVYIDIQGTNQRYWGNMEIKLGDPVFKSVLSRFNDFPFRVGTTTETSATILELKCQPDFEEEASSSSIEESFEEDAVYEELMRRIGQDAMSLNKHYGKIKASIVQIDGPFSEMYETEASLFQMLMRNRFTRLYMFGSPYKITITSYGMIRSEDEYIPIVRTCFWLLYAVLLVLILLSFCFTHMILVWGWLLVKKFFVVSCKKVYRIIDKSIMRVKKKEL; encoded by the exons ATGTCACTCCAAGTTGGATCCATTCGCGCTATCTCAGAGGA ATTTGGAAGGGAATCGGAGAAGGTTAAAGCATGGAGGGCAGCTTTGAATAGAGTTTGTGCTCTTAGTGGACTTCATTACAGAGATGATAT CTATGAATCTGAGTTTATTGATAAGATTGTCAGAGACATCTCAGCTAAACTACCTCCCATGCCTTTACAAATCAAACACTTAGTTGGACTTGATTCTCGTTTTGAACAATTGAAGTCTCTCATTGATATCGATTCTGATGATTCTGTTTGCATGTTGGGAATTTGTGGAGGTGGTGGATTAGGCAAAACCACATTTGCCATGGATATATATAACAAGATCAGACATCGATTTGAAGCTGGAAGTTTTCTTTCTAATGTCAGAGAAAAATCAAATGGAAGCACTAGTGGCCTGGGAGATCTGCAAAGGACACTTCTGTCTGAAATGGGTGTGGAGACACAAACCATGATGGGAAGCACATTTAGAGGAAGTTCAGAAATAAAACGCAGGCTATCCCACAAAAGAGTTCTTTTGGTACTAGATGATGTTGATTCAGTAAAACAATTGGAAACATTAGCTGGAGGACATGATTGGTTTGGTTTTGGTAGCAGAATCATCATAACAACAAGAGATGCAGATGTTCTACATAAGCATGATGTGAAAACATATAAACTGGAAGAGTTAAATTATCATGAATCCATTGAACTCTTTTGTTGGTATGCCTTTAATATGAGCAAACCTGCAGAAAACTTTGGAAATATCTCGTCTCGTGCAATAAATTATGCAAAGGGTATTCCATTGGTTTTAAAAGTAATAGGATCGAATTTAAAAGGTAAGAGCATAGAGGACTGGGATATTGAACTGCAGAAATATAAAAAGGTTCCAGATGTTGAGATTCAAGGTGTACTGGAAATAAGCTACAAAAGCCTATCTGACTTGGACCAAAAAGTTTTTCTTGACATTGCTTGCTTTTTCAAAGGGgaaagatgggattatgttaaaAGGGTACTAGATGCTTGTGATTTCTACCCAATTATACGAGTATTTGTTAGTAAATGTCTCATAActgttgatgaaaatggttGTTTAGAAATGCATGATCTAATACAAGACATGGGTAGAGAGATTGTTCGGAAGGAATCTGTATCAAACCCTGGTGAACGCAGCAGATTATGGTCTCATAAAGATGTTCTTGATGTACTAAAAGGAAACATG GGAAGTTCTACAGTTGAAGGAATAAAGCTTCATCCCccaaaacaagaaaaagtaGATCAGTGGGCTCATACTGCCTTCGAGAAGATGAAAAACCTCAGAATTTTGATTCTTAGGAATACATTATTTTTATCAGGTCCTAATTATCTGCCAAATAGTTTACGTCTACTCGATTGGAAGAGCTTCCCATCAAAGAATTTCCCGCCAGATTTTTATCCATATAGAATTGTTGACTTCAAGTTACCTCATTGCTCTATGATATTGAAAAAGCCCTTCCAG TTTGTTTTGCAGATTTTTGAGGATTTAACATTCATCAATCTCTCGCATAGTCAATCCATAACTCAAATTCCTGATCTGTCTGGAGCTAAAAACTTAAGAATGTTTACACTTGATAAATGTCGTAAACTGGTAAGGTTTGATATATCAATTGGGTTTTTGCCTAATCTGGTGTATTTAAGTGCTTCTGGGTGCACTGAGCTCAAATGTTTTGTGCCAAAAATGTATTTGCCATCCCTTCAAGAGCTTTCATTTAATTTCTGCGAAAAGTTGGAATACTTCCCACATGTAATACAAAAGATGGATAAGCCGTTAAAGATTTACATGATAAATACTGCCGTTAAGGAGTTTCCAAAGTCTATTGGTAACCTTACGGGGCTTCAATATATAGACATGTCACAATGTAAAGGGGTCAAAGATCTATCGAGTAGCTTCTTACTGCTTCCAAAACTGCTCACTTTGAAAATTGATGGATGCTCTCAACTTGGGGCATCATTTCAAAAGTTCAAAGATCGCCATTCAGGGGCAAATGGTTATCCAAATTTAGAAACACTTCATTTTAGCGAGGCTAATCTATCATATGAAGATGTTGATGCCATTATTGAATGTTTTCCAAAACTCACAGACTTGAAAGTATCACACAGTGAGTTTATAGCCCTTCCAAAATGCATCAGAGGTTCTTTGCACTTGAAAAGTCTTGATGTGAGCTTTTGCAATAATCTCACAGAAATTCCAGAACTTCCATTAAGTATTCAGAAAATAGATGCAGGACATTGTCAATCCTTAACATCAGAGGCATCAAGTTTGCTGTGGTCTAAG GTTCCCCAAGAGATCCAAAGAATACAAGTTGTGATGCCGATGCTGAAAAGGGAGATTCCAGAATGGTTTGACTGTATTTACTCTCAAGGGATTCCGATTTTTCGGGCTCGCAGGAAGTTTCCCATTGTTGCTTTAGCATTAGTTTTCCAGgaagtaaaaaaaacaacagaCAATCTTCCTTCATTTATGGATAATATAAGATTGTTGTCTGGAATTAAGAAATTTTACATTATTAGCCTCCATTTGTTTATTGATGGCCAAGAAATTTGTGGCAGGGATTTCCATTTTTTCAATGTTGGGGAAGATCATGTGATATTGTGTGATCTACGAGTTTTGTTTAGTGATGAAGAGTGTCAGAACCTTAATGCAAGTCTTGGAGATGACTGGAAGACAATTCAGGTTCAAATTCAATGTGTTCCTAACTTGAAGCAAGACTTGATTCTGACTAATTGGGGAGTTTATGTGTACAAGCAAGAAACAAGCATGAATAATATACAATTCATACCTCCCAATCTGATCAACTCTTTTTCCTATATGCTATTATCATGGTTGGATCTACATAGATCTTATGAGCAGTACAAGAAACATATTTTGAACAGTTTCAAATTTACTGACATATTGAATACGGATTCCATTTGGCGACAATCAGATGTTGCAGACATTTTTTCCAAAGTGATTTTCCGCTGGTTGAGAAATACCAAGGCTGAAATTGCAGACGAGGCTTCCTCCTCACTGTGTGGGGCAAGTTTAAAGCAAGGCCATGAAGATTCTGTAGCAGATGTGGTTCAGGTATTAGAGATGCTAAAAGAGAATGTACCAAAACATATTGCTGAACATGAATGTTATCAATTGGAAGACAGATTTGTGGAAAGCTTATTGACGGCATATGTAGAATTGGAAAACACCTTGAACATAAGAATGCCTATTGTTCTAGTGTACATTGATATACAGGGAACGAACCAACGCTATTGGGGAAACATGGAGATAAAATTGGGAGATCCAGTTTTCAAATCAGTGTTGAGTAGGTTTAACGATTTTCCATTTCGAGTTGGGACAACCACTGAAACCTCAGCCACTATCCTTGAGTTGAAATGCCAGCCTGACTTTGAGGAGGAAGCTTCGAGCTCTAGCATTGAAGAATCCTTTGAGGAAGATGCTGTATATGAGGAGTTAATGAGGAGGATAGGGCAAGATGCTATGAGCTTGAATAAACATTATGGCAAGATAAAGGCATCTATTGTTCAAATTGATGGGCCATTTTCTGAAATGTATGAAACAGAAGCTTCCCTCTTCCAAATGCTTATGAGAAATCGTTTTACGAGATTGTATATGTTTGGATCACCATACAAGATTACGATCACATCTTATGGGATGATTAGGTCAGAGGACGAATATATACCCATTGTCAGGACATGTTTCTGGTTATTGTACGCGGTTCTTCTTGTTCTAATCTTGCTGTCATTTTGTtttactcatatgatattagtGTGGGGTTGGTTGCTTGTCAAGAAATTTTTTGTTGTGTCTTGTAAAAAAGTATACAGGATAATTGACAAGAGTATTATGAGAGTAAAGAAGAAGGAATTGTAG